Proteins from one Leptonema illini DSM 21528 genomic window:
- a CDS encoding transposase: MGKRGQHYDDSFRRMAVDRWIRGGKTSKEVADDLGISVNSLRAWKALYLSEPGGPQQQNLQEEVNRLKKEVMELQEERDILKKSVAIFLKPRK; encoded by the coding sequence ATGGGCAAAAGAGGCCAGCATTACGATGATAGCTTTCGCAGAATGGCGGTGGATCGGTGGATTCGCGGCGGCAAAACCAGCAAAGAGGTGGCAGACGATCTTGGGATCTCAGTCAATTCCTTGAGAGCATGGAAAGCGCTGTATCTATCAGAGCCGGGTGGTCCTCAGCAGCAAAACCTGCAAGAGGAAGTTAATCGTTTAAAAAAGGAAGTCATGGAGTTACAGGAGGAGCGCGATATTCTAAAAAAGTCCGTTGCCATCTTCTTGAAACCCCGAAAATGA
- a CDS encoding IS3 family transposase, with amino-acid sequence MKFAWIQENRSEFSVRKMCRVLDVSESGFYESQIRPPSQRSTEDARIVEAIRVIADEMFGTYGSPRVTPELKGIGIKVNRKRVERLMRENGISAINPRVFRVNTTDSNHELPVSPDLVQRNFEPGELDRIWVTDITYIETTEGFAYLTTFMDLGNREIVGWELSDNMRAESIVAALKQALNRRRNNINGLIIHSDRGVQYASKDYRDVLKGKKISQSMSRKGNCWDNAVQESFFHTLKTECLYRIGFIPNFEDLRRILFDYIEVFYNRKRRHSALGYLSPTAYAQQIA; translated from the coding sequence ATGAAATTTGCCTGGATACAGGAGAATCGCTCCGAGTTTTCGGTAAGGAAGATGTGCCGTGTGCTTGATGTATCGGAGAGCGGCTTCTATGAATCACAGATTCGACCTCCTTCACAGCGCTCAACAGAAGATGCTCGAATCGTGGAGGCAATCAGAGTGATCGCTGATGAAATGTTTGGCACCTATGGCAGCCCTCGCGTGACTCCGGAACTCAAGGGGATTGGGATAAAGGTTAACCGAAAAAGGGTGGAACGGCTGATGAGAGAAAACGGCATTTCTGCAATAAATCCGAGGGTTTTTCGTGTAAACACGACGGATTCCAACCATGAATTGCCGGTTTCGCCCGATCTTGTTCAGCGGAACTTTGAACCCGGTGAACTTGATCGAATCTGGGTAACTGATATCACCTATATCGAAACAACCGAAGGATTCGCTTACCTGACGACCTTCATGGATCTTGGAAATCGTGAAATCGTCGGTTGGGAGCTTTCTGACAATATGCGAGCAGAATCAATCGTTGCCGCTTTAAAGCAGGCCTTGAATCGAAGGAGGAATAATATCAATGGCCTGATTATACATTCAGATCGCGGGGTACAATATGCATCGAAAGACTATCGCGATGTATTGAAAGGTAAGAAGATAAGCCAGAGCATGAGTCGCAAAGGGAACTGCTGGGACAATGCTGTTCAGGAATCGTTCTTTCATACCTTGAAGACTGAATGTTTATACAGAATCGGGTTTATTCCAAATTTTGAAGACCTACGAAGAATTCTGTTTGACTATATCGAAGTATTCTACAACCGTAAAAGGAGGCATTCTGCTCTCGGGTATTTAAGTCCGACAGCCTATGCACAGCAAATTGCATGA
- a CDS encoding transposase, giving the protein MTAQNSPHKTPVDVENRQDSGSAMQELSEINDSANYALKGMPLLHYQHKRAAAPSPAAQNAAAFPGPINIVFAFKVFDFILQNLYSKPCKCGSTSFTPVKGHLDKVRCKECHRQTSRLSHTPFRNLRIPQWMMGWLIYESMVRHPAVLTSAEITRRLGVNEKTALLMKRRLQLMAHDMRPAFQSLIREELAEAFPQPYKLPPDGEDVRPAVAGKPVVHADTMALFSASLRANKGRKHHKNKGLTASIYLSDKLGGRQVGTLAHVMGTEKGWVQIDSISDLTANTVGPIIRKAIPRNAAIFTDEGYQWLYRVYPNHRMVNHSKKSKDKRYKMARDRWCQNGVHNQVSEGINGSLKIAMRGYRYFRPEHSNHYLMEWEFLRNLKYFGLDKIAEHIKRSDLPRRGIFDCADNGGGIRRERLLRRRERRRSRRPLRACE; this is encoded by the coding sequence ATGACGGCCCAGAATTCACCTCACAAAACCCCCGTCGATGTAGAAAATCGACAGGATTCAGGCTCCGCTATGCAGGAATTATCCGAAATCAATGATTCGGCAAACTATGCCCTTAAGGGCATGCCCCTCCTCCATTATCAGCACAAAAGGGCTGCCGCACCCTCTCCTGCGGCTCAGAATGCCGCCGCCTTTCCCGGCCCTATCAATATAGTGTTCGCCTTCAAAGTCTTCGATTTCATACTACAAAATCTATATTCTAAACCTTGCAAGTGCGGCTCTACATCATTCACACCTGTAAAAGGGCACCTGGATAAGGTCCGCTGCAAGGAATGTCACAGGCAGACCTCAAGGCTCTCCCACACCCCTTTTAGAAACCTCAGAATTCCGCAGTGGATGATGGGATGGCTTATCTACGAATCTATGGTTCGCCACCCTGCCGTCCTTACATCAGCAGAGATCACAAGGCGGCTTGGAGTAAACGAGAAAACTGCCCTTCTTATGAAGCGCAGACTGCAACTCATGGCCCATGATATGCGACCTGCATTTCAGTCCCTGATACGAGAAGAGTTAGCAGAAGCCTTTCCACAGCCCTATAAACTGCCACCAGACGGCGAGGATGTAAGGCCAGCCGTTGCCGGCAAGCCTGTAGTGCACGCCGATACAATGGCCCTGTTTTCGGCCTCTTTAAGGGCAAATAAGGGCAGAAAACACCACAAGAACAAAGGACTCACTGCAAGTATCTATCTCTCTGATAAGTTAGGTGGAAGGCAGGTAGGAACGCTCGCTCATGTCATGGGAACGGAAAAAGGCTGGGTGCAGATCGACTCTATCTCTGATCTAACAGCAAACACTGTCGGGCCTATCATCAGAAAGGCCATACCCAGAAATGCAGCGATATTCACCGACGAGGGTTATCAATGGCTCTATAGAGTGTATCCTAACCATCGCATGGTGAATCACTCCAAGAAATCTAAAGATAAGCGCTATAAGATGGCAAGGGATCGCTGGTGCCAGAATGGAGTGCATAACCAGGTATCAGAAGGCATCAACGGCTCTCTAAAGATCGCGATGAGGGGCTACAGATATTTCAGGCCAGAGCACTCCAACCACTATCTTATGGAGTGGGAATTCTTGAGGAACCTTAAATATTTCGGCCTCGATAAGATAGCCGAACACATCAAGCGCAGTGATTTACCACGAAGGGGAATATTCGATTGTGCTGATAATGGTGGTGGAATCAGACGAGAACGTCTTCTTCGCCGCCGCGAGCGACGACGATCTCGCCGGCCTCTTCGAGCTTGCGAATGA
- the fliG gene encoding flagellar motor switch protein FliG: MFFVGFFMFLNRNPTDFEKDRKRVAWPLAVKLLSGRSEITVSVLQSKKQQYTGRQKAAIFLITLGPEVASEIFKHLREDEIESLTFEMAKLDKVTPEDKEAILIEFNELMMAQEFITTGGLDYAREVLEKALGTQKAIDIINRLTSSLQVRPFDFIRRTDPQHLLNFIQGEHPQTIALILCYLDATKSSQILASLPHNYQADVARRIATMERVSPDVLREVERVLERKLSTLASEDYTSAGGVDAVVEILNNVDRGTEKTIIEALEEEDPELAEEIKKKMFVFEDIVLLDDRAIQRVLREVDNQELAKALKSVDQDVQDKIFRNMSKRAASLLREDMEFMGPVRLKDVEDCQQKIVNIIRKLEEAGEIVVARGGEEDVLV; the protein is encoded by the coding sequence ATGTTTTTCGTCGGTTTTTTTATGTTCCTTAACCGGAATCCTACCGATTTTGAGAAGGACCGAAAAAGGGTTGCCTGGCCCCTTGCGGTAAAGCTTCTGTCAGGAAGATCGGAGATCACAGTGTCTGTACTGCAATCGAAAAAGCAACAGTATACCGGACGCCAGAAGGCGGCCATCTTCCTGATTACGCTCGGCCCCGAGGTGGCGTCGGAAATCTTCAAGCATCTGCGTGAAGACGAGATTGAAAGCCTCACCTTTGAGATGGCCAAGCTCGACAAGGTCACGCCCGAAGACAAAGAAGCCATCCTGATTGAGTTCAACGAACTCATGATGGCCCAGGAGTTCATCACGACGGGCGGTCTGGATTACGCCCGCGAAGTTCTCGAAAAGGCCCTTGGAACGCAGAAGGCCATCGACATCATCAACCGCCTGACATCCAGTTTACAGGTGCGTCCGTTTGACTTCATTCGCCGCACGGACCCGCAGCATCTGTTAAACTTTATTCAGGGGGAGCATCCGCAGACCATAGCGCTCATTCTCTGCTATCTCGACGCCACCAAGTCGAGCCAGATCCTCGCCTCGCTGCCGCATAACTATCAGGCCGACGTCGCTCGCCGCATCGCGACGATGGAGCGCGTTTCGCCCGACGTCTTACGTGAAGTGGAGCGAGTTCTCGAACGTAAACTGTCCACACTTGCCTCTGAGGATTATACATCGGCCGGCGGCGTCGATGCCGTCGTCGAGATCCTCAATAACGTCGACCGCGGAACGGAAAAGACGATCATCGAAGCTCTCGAAGAGGAAGACCCCGAACTGGCCGAAGAGATCAAGAAGAAGATGTTCGTCTTCGAAGACATCGTGCTGCTTGACGACCGCGCCATCCAGCGAGTGCTTCGCGAGGTCGATAACCAGGAACTGGCCAAGGCGCTTAAGTCGGTCGACCAGGACGTGCAGGATAAGATCTTTCGCAACATGTCAAAGCGCGCCGCCTCCCTTTTACGTGAAGATATGGAGTTCATGGGCCCCGTGCGCTTGAAAGACGTCGAGGACTGCCAGCAGAAGATCGTGAACATCATTCGCAAGCTCGAAGAGGCCGGCGAGATCGTCGTCGCTCGCGGCGGCGAAGAAGACGTTCTCGTCTGA
- a CDS encoding putative bifunctional diguanylate cyclase/phosphodiesterase, which yields MSRQLFPESPAYLRQLSAAGRERARALFIFLNALILISTAFILALNLLLKPLPTVNALIVSAIASSFLCLWLLHNGRPQLAGNIINGVIFAVILYLTYLDATGAYPLHGFTQTGMMAAGLALAGLFGSKRLPLVFGVVYSLTLLGLVFYLSSLHNWSDLRRSTVEFTLDGIIALVAGSILIFLLRRIYDRSLAAISTRNRRLERFLSSLRRSEERFHRLSDASFEAVVLSQDGRILEANRAFTELFGHNADDDVTIEGLVSAEHRDRLRSLLNSDSRKSAELLCKRRDGSTLLVEARSSIIKNPDSAVRSIVMRDITNERKNLELLEHLAYHDALTGLGNRKLLQQTTESILVEGRRCAILLADLDRFKEINDTLGHPFGDALLQGLAHRIRESFPAPFLTCRTGGDEFTLLIPDPDGESMVRDIAQSFSDAINRALRTDGVTLEMQCSIGASYSPNHGSDFEALFRCADVAMYAAKRSGTGIAVYASILDLHNPRRLMLLSDLGRMVREKAFELHFQPKVDLINHDIDGYEVLTRWTHPRLGSISPAELIPLAETGNHIGLLTETVIDVTLEQMRSWAPQFKPTLAVNVSARNLVDEMFPERVIQAIEEYNINPAQLELEITESAFMHDPQRALQSVSRLNQAGITLSIDDFGTGYSSLSYLTDLPVQALKIDLSFIREMIKKEKHQILVSSTIQLAHGLGLAVIAEGVENEDTARALRKMECDFGQGFHFGAPVPAPAIMRR from the coding sequence ATGAGCCGACAACTATTCCCCGAAAGTCCCGCCTATTTGCGGCAGCTCAGCGCAGCCGGCAGGGAGCGCGCCAGGGCTCTGTTTATTTTTCTGAACGCTCTCATTCTTATCAGCACGGCCTTTATCCTTGCCCTGAATCTGCTGTTAAAACCGCTGCCGACGGTCAATGCGCTTATCGTCTCAGCGATCGCATCTTCTTTCCTGTGTCTGTGGCTTCTTCATAACGGCCGGCCGCAACTCGCCGGCAATATTATCAATGGCGTTATCTTTGCCGTTATCCTCTATCTTACCTATCTCGATGCAACAGGCGCCTATCCGCTGCACGGCTTCACGCAAACGGGTATGATGGCGGCCGGCCTGGCGCTGGCCGGCCTTTTCGGATCAAAACGGCTGCCCCTTGTTTTCGGAGTCGTGTATTCACTCACGCTCCTCGGGCTGGTCTTCTATCTCTCGTCTTTGCATAACTGGTCGGATTTACGACGCTCCACCGTCGAGTTCACGCTCGACGGCATCATCGCCCTTGTCGCCGGCTCCATCCTTATCTTTCTTCTGCGTCGCATCTACGATCGCTCTCTGGCCGCCATATCGACGCGAAACCGTCGCCTTGAACGTTTCTTGAGCAGCCTGCGTCGCAGCGAGGAGCGCTTCCATCGCCTATCTGACGCCTCCTTTGAGGCGGTCGTGCTCTCTCAGGACGGACGCATCCTCGAAGCGAATCGGGCCTTCACCGAGCTTTTCGGGCATAACGCCGACGACGATGTGACGATAGAAGGCCTGGTGAGCGCCGAGCATCGAGATCGCCTCAGATCCCTGCTCAACTCCGACAGTCGCAAAAGCGCCGAGCTTTTATGCAAAAGAAGGGATGGATCGACCCTGCTTGTCGAGGCGCGCTCTTCGATCATCAAGAACCCCGATAGCGCCGTGCGCTCCATCGTGATGCGTGACATTACAAACGAGCGTAAAAACCTCGAGCTTCTCGAACATCTCGCCTATCATGACGCTCTGACAGGCCTTGGTAACCGCAAGCTGCTGCAACAGACGACCGAGAGTATTCTCGTAGAAGGCAGACGCTGCGCCATACTTCTTGCCGACCTCGATCGTTTCAAAGAGATCAACGATACGCTCGGCCATCCTTTTGGCGATGCTCTTTTACAGGGGCTTGCGCATCGCATTCGCGAGAGTTTCCCTGCTCCCTTTCTCACCTGTCGGACGGGCGGCGACGAATTCACGCTGCTTATTCCCGATCCGGACGGCGAGAGCATGGTTCGCGACATAGCGCAGTCGTTCAGCGACGCCATCAACCGAGCCCTTCGCACAGACGGCGTCACGCTTGAGATGCAATGCAGCATCGGCGCCTCGTATTCGCCGAATCATGGGTCGGATTTCGAGGCACTATTCCGTTGCGCCGATGTGGCCATGTATGCCGCCAAGAGGTCGGGTACGGGCATCGCCGTCTATGCAAGCATTCTCGATCTTCACAATCCGCGACGTCTCATGCTTCTTTCTGATCTCGGACGCATGGTCCGCGAGAAAGCCTTCGAGCTGCATTTCCAGCCCAAAGTCGATCTTATAAACCACGACATCGACGGATATGAAGTTCTCACTCGATGGACGCACCCCAGGCTCGGTTCCATTTCGCCGGCAGAGCTGATACCTCTTGCCGAAACGGGAAACCATATCGGATTGTTAACCGAAACCGTAATCGACGTTACGCTCGAGCAGATGCGCTCATGGGCGCCACAGTTCAAACCGACTCTGGCCGTGAACGTTTCGGCTCGCAATCTCGTCGACGAGATGTTTCCAGAGAGAGTCATTCAGGCCATCGAAGAGTATAACATCAATCCGGCGCAGCTCGAGCTTGAGATCACCGAAAGCGCCTTCATGCATGATCCACAACGAGCACTGCAGTCCGTATCACGACTCAATCAGGCCGGCATCACGCTTTCGATCGACGACTTTGGAACGGGCTATTCTTCGCTTTCGTATCTGACTGACCTGCCCGTTCAGGCGTTGAAGATCGACCTCAGCTTTATTCGCGAGATGATCAAGAAAGAGAAGCATCAGATCCTTGTATCGTCGACGATCCAGCTTGCACACGGTCTCGGCCTTGCCGTCATCGCAGAGGGCGTCGAAAACGAAGATACGGCTCGGGCATTAAGAAAGATGGAATGCGACTTCGGCCAGGGCTTTCATTTCGGAGCGCCCGTACCGGCGCCCGCTATCATGCGCCGCTGA
- a CDS encoding DUF4846 domain-containing protein, with protein sequence MKARRIDVARGSFAEWLRYLPLKKPGVPVMLFNGEQKQNQDAHFRVVDMPVGRRDLQQCADALIRLRSEYLFSRGEFSRIRFSFTSGDIIPFERWRNGERPVVKGNRVLWRSGASRAAGHDALTGYLTTLFMYAGSISLQRDTVSIAGSVQPGQILIQAGSPGHAVIVLDVAVDDAGRRFYLLGQSYMPAQEFHVLMNPQSADLSPWYEEGSAIIVTPEWTFRRNDRRAFQG encoded by the coding sequence GTGAAGGCACGCCGCATCGACGTTGCTCGTGGATCGTTTGCCGAATGGCTCCGGTATCTTCCGCTCAAAAAGCCGGGAGTGCCCGTCATGCTTTTCAACGGAGAACAGAAACAAAACCAGGACGCTCACTTTCGCGTCGTCGATATGCCCGTCGGTCGTCGCGATCTGCAGCAATGCGCCGATGCGTTGATCAGGCTCAGGTCGGAGTATCTTTTTTCGCGAGGTGAGTTCTCGCGCATCCGGTTCTCTTTCACATCGGGTGATATCATTCCCTTTGAGAGATGGCGCAACGGAGAACGGCCCGTCGTAAAGGGGAACCGCGTCCTCTGGAGAAGCGGTGCGTCAAGGGCAGCAGGGCATGATGCCCTTACGGGTTATCTGACGACGCTTTTTATGTATGCCGGCTCGATTTCATTGCAGCGCGATACGGTCAGTATCGCCGGCTCCGTTCAACCGGGACAGATCTTGATTCAGGCCGGATCTCCAGGTCATGCCGTTATCGTCCTTGATGTAGCCGTCGATGATGCAGGTCGCCGGTTTTATCTTCTGGGGCAGAGCTATATGCCGGCTCAGGAGTTTCATGTTTTAATGAATCCGCAGTCTGCCGACCTATCGCCCTGGTACGAAGAGGGATCGGCAATCATTGTTACGCCGGAGTGGACGTTCCGGCGTAACGATCGAAGGGCCTTTCAGGGTTGA
- a CDS encoding helix-turn-helix transcriptional regulator yields the protein MRSERLLRLLMILQAAGRISVKQLSRRLEVSARTVQRDLEALCLAGIPLYAERGQGGGWQLSEGYRTSLTGMNRRELLSLLLGGEAIAGDLSLEGSLQSAREKLFASVPAPYRQALHEFQERMHVDGAGWFSSGEELSFLAPLQEAVFSGKQILSRYGSSEERILHPLGLVIKGRIWYIVAVHETQVRSYRASRFTDVRLLFDDVQRPAGFDLASYWQASLTDFKKRLPEFHACIRLPRLLLQELRRRPYVHLLTEDDGSGSSHLQVDVRFDTLQVAAEMVLQYAPEIEVVSPESLKREVKRRMEAWLSQYS from the coding sequence ATGCGTTCAGAGAGGTTGTTGCGTCTGCTCATGATCTTGCAGGCTGCCGGTCGAATCTCGGTCAAGCAGCTTTCCCGACGCCTTGAGGTCTCTGCGCGCACCGTGCAGCGTGATCTTGAGGCACTCTGTCTGGCCGGCATCCCGCTTTACGCGGAGCGCGGGCAGGGAGGCGGATGGCAGCTTTCTGAAGGGTATCGCACAAGCCTGACAGGCATGAATCGCAGAGAGCTGCTATCGTTGCTTCTCGGTGGGGAGGCTATTGCCGGCGACCTGAGCCTTGAAGGCAGTCTGCAGAGCGCCCGCGAGAAGCTCTTTGCCTCTGTACCGGCTCCCTACAGGCAGGCCCTTCATGAATTTCAGGAGCGTATGCATGTCGACGGAGCGGGCTGGTTTTCGTCGGGTGAAGAGCTTTCGTTTCTTGCTCCGTTGCAGGAGGCCGTTTTTTCGGGCAAGCAGATCCTCTCCCGTTATGGCTCGTCAGAGGAGCGCATCCTGCATCCGCTTGGCCTTGTCATTAAAGGCCGCATCTGGTATATCGTTGCCGTGCACGAAACGCAGGTGCGCAGCTATCGAGCCTCCCGTTTCACGGACGTTCGACTTCTGTTTGATGATGTGCAGAGGCCGGCAGGCTTTGACCTGGCATCTTACTGGCAGGCTTCACTGACGGATTTCAAGAAGAGGCTTCCTGAGTTTCATGCATGCATCCGACTTCCGCGCTTGTTGCTGCAAGAGCTGCGTCGTCGGCCTTATGTTCACCTGCTGACAGAGGATGACGGATCAGGGAGTTCACATCTGCAAGTCGATGTTCGATTCGATACCCTGCAAGTTGCTGCCGAGATGGTTCTTCAGTATGCGCCTGAGATCGAGGTTGTTTCGCCCGAATCTCTCAAGAGAGAAGTGAAGCGCAGAATGGAGGCATGGCTTTCACAGTATTCCTGA
- a CDS encoding methyl-accepting chemotaxis protein has protein sequence MQKNTSLALSTQTRALLTINYIRFALVVFFYSSLASAYTIMHPVVFGNHLFGTTVILIMALIFHHYRFKWTEGRLLSVAKFFTLFEISITGVLLILDAIIVPESGSPNLNNQVFYALFFFYIIMSALINDRFFTIVVGLTALVIYGAFSAVVLTAPGIVFVDDMNQIYSGRNHNLILEVLKLAFLFATAFIVRAVIGFSRSLLEDVNRSGDESRSLNGRLLESAGVLRENLDSLKQGLDSTRTFVGGVSQKSQEQAGSIEEIGSTMEELKASAELTYSNMQEQFQVIESMNRRSEELSKLLEKMLHDNEHFYGKVQEAGTTNQAVTVVLKSATELFAELQQSFVRLGEINEVISSISDQTNLLALNASIEAARAGDHGRGFAVVASEVGRLAEFSQENAKNIQKIIKGSRSMIEQGSGFFADLNRAFETQSGVLSEVVVNLEHLTGSHHQNLHTLKEFVRSLERIYHISTDVQNAGREQRTGQGEIMKSIQYLEQHALDLSARSQELMENFNRINVAFERLHRLSEEMK, from the coding sequence ATGCAGAAAAACACTTCTCTCGCTCTGTCGACGCAGACACGAGCTCTTCTTACGATCAACTATATCAGATTTGCACTGGTCGTATTCTTCTATTCGTCGCTGGCCTCGGCCTATACGATCATGCATCCGGTGGTTTTCGGGAACCATCTTTTCGGAACGACGGTCATTCTGATCATGGCTTTGATCTTTCACCACTATCGTTTTAAATGGACGGAGGGGCGTCTGCTCAGCGTGGCAAAATTCTTCACGCTGTTTGAGATCAGCATTACCGGCGTTTTGCTCATTCTTGATGCTATCATCGTTCCCGAATCAGGAAGTCCCAACCTGAATAATCAGGTCTTCTATGCCCTGTTTTTCTTTTACATTATCATGTCGGCTCTGATCAACGATAGATTCTTTACGATCGTCGTCGGTTTAACCGCTCTTGTTATCTATGGAGCCTTCTCTGCGGTCGTTCTTACGGCGCCCGGTATCGTTTTTGTGGATGACATGAATCAGATTTATTCCGGCCGAAACCACAACCTCATACTCGAAGTATTGAAACTTGCCTTTCTTTTCGCGACGGCCTTCATCGTAAGAGCCGTCATCGGATTCAGCCGATCTCTGCTCGAAGATGTGAATCGTTCGGGCGATGAATCGAGATCCCTGAATGGCCGGCTGCTTGAGAGCGCCGGAGTTCTCAGAGAGAACCTGGATTCTCTGAAGCAGGGACTCGATTCGACGCGAACGTTTGTAGGCGGCGTTTCGCAGAAGTCGCAGGAGCAGGCAGGATCGATCGAAGAGATCGGTTCAACGATGGAAGAGCTCAAGGCTTCGGCGGAGCTCACCTACAGTAACATGCAGGAGCAGTTTCAGGTCATCGAGTCGATGAACCGGCGAAGTGAGGAGCTATCTAAGCTGCTGGAAAAGATGCTGCATGATAACGAGCATTTCTACGGTAAGGTGCAAGAGGCCGGAACGACGAATCAGGCGGTTACGGTCGTTCTGAAATCTGCGACCGAGCTTTTTGCCGAGCTACAGCAATCCTTTGTGCGACTGGGTGAGATCAACGAGGTGATCAGTTCTATTTCTGATCAAACGAATCTGCTTGCGCTCAACGCTTCTATTGAAGCGGCGCGAGCCGGCGATCACGGTCGCGGATTTGCCGTCGTCGCTTCGGAGGTCGGACGACTTGCCGAGTTCAGTCAGGAAAATGCCAAGAACATTCAGAAGATTATTAAAGGTAGCCGTTCTATGATCGAGCAGGGATCGGGATTCTTTGCCGATCTGAACCGCGCCTTCGAAACGCAGAGCGGCGTTTTGAGCGAGGTCGTCGTAAACCTTGAGCATCTGACCGGAAGCCATCATCAGAATCTGCACACGCTCAAGGAATTCGTTCGATCTCTCGAACGCATCTACCACATCTCAACCGATGTGCAGAACGCCGGTCGAGAGCAGCGCACCGGTCAAGGAGAGATCATGAAAAGCATCCAGTATCTGGAACAGCATGCGCTCGATCTTTCTGCGCGGTCTCAGGAGCTTATGGAAAACTTCAACCGAATCAATGTCGCCTTTGAGCGACTGCACAGGCTTTCAGAAGAAATGAAGTAA
- a CDS encoding PP2C family protein-serine/threonine phosphatase, with the protein MKGTSAEKAVRIRVHYASHKGLVREKNEDSIRIGDTVITDGQADSVTTGEIKLLSGNWLAIADGLGGHGSGEIASAVAVQALGQPSNRLYDEAGIRGVPGFVMNQLRRRAAAGDVSRSMGTTLSALCFTEAALFLVHVGDSRIYSLPDFRRLTRDDTQVQALIEKGEIPEQMRNRHPLKNRLTRSLVADGNTPATLVKKIPAQYAAEFSFLLCSDGLWENFADDEMREHLQRMNENGQSLADFAGWLLSTALERGGSDNISLIITEPVL; encoded by the coding sequence ATGAAAGGGACTTCGGCAGAAAAGGCGGTGCGTATTAGAGTTCACTACGCCTCGCATAAGGGGCTCGTTCGCGAGAAAAACGAGGACTCTATTCGCATTGGCGACACAGTAATAACGGACGGACAGGCGGATAGCGTTACGACCGGTGAAATCAAACTTCTGTCGGGAAACTGGCTCGCCATCGCCGATGGACTCGGCGGACATGGGAGCGGTGAAATAGCAAGCGCCGTCGCCGTGCAGGCCCTCGGTCAACCGTCAAACCGGCTTTACGATGAGGCCGGTATTCGCGGCGTACCCGGCTTCGTGATGAATCAGCTGCGTCGAAGAGCTGCGGCCGGCGACGTTTCGCGCAGTATGGGAACGACTCTATCGGCCCTGTGCTTTACGGAGGCAGCGCTCTTCCTTGTGCACGTCGGGGACTCGCGCATCTATTCTCTGCCCGATTTCAGGCGGCTGACCCGTGATGATACGCAGGTGCAGGCTCTCATTGAAAAAGGTGAGATCCCCGAACAGATGCGCAACCGGCATCCTTTAAAGAACCGCCTCACGAGAAGTTTAGTCGCCGACGGCAACACGCCTGCTACGCTTGTAAAAAAGATCCCCGCCCAATATGCCGCCGAATTTTCCTTTCTGCTCTGCAGCGACGGACTGTGGGAGAACTTCGCGGACGACGAAATGAGAGAACACCTTCAGCGCATGAACGAGAACGGGCAGAGCCTGGCCGACTTCGCCGGATGGCTTCTGAGCACAGCTCTGGAACGAGGAGGGAGCGACAATATCAGCCTGATAATTACCGAGCCGGTTCTATAA
- a CDS encoding GDSL-type esterase/lipase family protein → MKSAVLFLGDSLTYGYLVPPTDSIPARIERLLRGHGVRTMVINGGVPGDTVEMAARRLPYYFEKFPGISTVVVFLGANDFLLQEDPAAVEQDYQNLIQDLRGRNVRIRIVAFGPLPGFSASYQERFAAIFPRMAELAGSELIPFPMIDIVGRPQYNLADGLHPNSEGYRLMTDRLWPALKDDLIEPAR, encoded by the coding sequence ATGAAATCCGCCGTCCTTTTTCTCGGTGACAGTCTGACATACGGGTATCTCGTTCCACCGACCGATTCGATTCCGGCGCGCATCGAGCGGCTTCTGCGAGGACACGGAGTTCGGACGATGGTGATCAACGGTGGTGTGCCGGGCGATACGGTGGAGATGGCGGCCCGTCGGCTTCCTTATTACTTCGAGAAGTTTCCGGGCATATCGACCGTCGTGGTATTTCTCGGCGCCAACGATTTTCTTCTGCAAGAGGATCCAGCCGCAGTCGAACAGGATTATCAAAATCTGATCCAAGACCTGCGCGGCCGCAACGTTCGCATTCGCATCGTCGCCTTCGGCCCGCTGCCCGGTTTTTCAGCAAGCTACCAGGAGAGATTCGCCGCCATCTTTCCGAGGATGGCCGAACTTGCTGGCAGCGAGCTCATTCCGTTTCCGATGATCGACATCGTCGGTCGCCCACAGTACAATCTTGCGGACGGCCTGCATCCGAATAGCGAAGGCTACAGACTGATGACGGATCGCTTGTGGCCTGCATTGAAAGACGATCTTATAGAACCGGCTCGGTAA